The following proteins come from a genomic window of Methanoculleus caldifontis:
- a CDS encoding diphthine--ammonia ligase gives MKLGVLFSGGKDSTFACWKAMQQEEVACLITVVSENPESYMFHTPNIHLAALQAEAAGLPLLEVKTAGEKEEELHDLKQALLRAREEFGIEGVVTGALFSVYQAARVQRICRELDLWSFNPLWLADQEAYMEELIEAGFKVVIVGVFSSPFDESWLGREIDRSTLDELRAIARKYRITLTGEGGELETFVVDAPFFSQRIAIEETSKTCRNYNGVLRVERAGLVAK, from the coding sequence ATGAAACTCGGTGTGCTCTTCTCCGGCGGGAAAGACTCGACCTTTGCCTGCTGGAAAGCGATGCAGCAGGAAGAGGTTGCCTGCCTGATCACGGTCGTCTCCGAAAACCCGGAGAGTTACATGTTTCACACTCCGAACATCCACCTCGCCGCGCTGCAGGCCGAGGCGGCAGGGCTTCCCCTCCTGGAGGTCAAGACGGCAGGGGAGAAAGAGGAGGAACTCCATGACCTGAAGCAGGCTCTCCTCAGGGCCAGAGAGGAGTTCGGGATCGAAGGGGTCGTCACCGGGGCGCTCTTCTCGGTCTACCAGGCGGCACGGGTCCAGCGGATCTGCCGTGAGCTCGATCTCTGGTCGTTCAACCCGCTCTGGCTCGCCGACCAGGAGGCCTACATGGAAGAACTCATCGAGGCCGGCTTTAAGGTCGTCATCGTGGGCGTCTTCTCCTCCCCCTTCGACGAATCCTGGCTCGGGCGGGAGATCGACCGGAGCACTCTCGACGAACTCCGGGCGATTGCCCGGAAGTACCGGATCACCCTCACCGGCGAAGGAGGGGAACTTGAGACGTTCGTCGTCGACGCGCCCTTTTTCTCGCAACGGATCGCGATCGAGGAGACGTCGAAGACCTGCCGGAACTACAACGGCGTCCTCCGGGTCGAGCGGGCGGGGCTGGTGGCAAAATGA